Proteins from a genomic interval of Drosophila melanogaster chromosome 2R:
- the CG13442 gene encoding uncharacterized protein produces MECEKCDITSNAGDHRLNLTRSLSDLKPETTLEMEIDEALSSSSADDTPPGMIVVETRISSWQKVKCYDKDGTTADAEDPQIPACSLGLKPNVQFQKLPHPSHPLVSTEAVLAAATSSSYSAGPPKAAATDSIATLRHCVDGATQCNNLNYESASNESMPSVGSLVCRICHNADNPEQLVSPCLCKGSLTYVHVHCLECWISTSRCTTCELCQFQYNTEQTLRYTCLQSLRLWYSRAMSRRALQEDCQMFSLLTLVAFGIIGTLLVGIQYYALHTHSWGLSKLWTKSWMLFFLFMTITVYFANIYMLIKSQLTPWYRWWQSARDIKLILENRRPFPNPSRFLRSFQLETVSTTASMYTHHDQQEAPVPSSSPVIVITSSEEETEDKLAHKWGTRLDSEVLAAVVAATVESIADASARESDKQDED; encoded by the exons ATGGAGTGCGAAAAATGTG ATATCACCAGCAATGCCGGTGACCATAGGCTTAATTTGACACGGAGTCTGTCGGACCTTAAACCGGAAACCACTCTGGAGATGGAGATTGATGAGGCTCTGTCCTCCAGTAGTGCCGATGACACTCCGCCGGGCATGATCGTTGTGGAGACCCGCATCAGTTCCTGGCAGAAGGTGAAGTGCTATGACAAGGATGGTACGACAGCAGATGCGGAGGATCCACAGATACCGGCCTGCTCCCTGGGCCTAAAGCCAAATGTTCAGTTCCAGAAGCTACCGCACCCAAGTCATCCTCTGGTCAGCACCGAGGCCGTCCTGGCCGCCGCCACCAGCTCCTCCTATTCCGCTGGCCCACCCAAAGCCGCGGCCACAGACTCCATTGCCACGTTGCGGCACTGCGTCGATGGTGCCACCCAGTGCAATAACCTGAATTACGAGTCCGCATCCAACGAATCGATGCCCTCGGTGGGATCGCTCGTCTGTCGCATTTGTCACAATGCCGATAATCCCGAACA ACTCGTGTCGCCGTGTTTGTGCAAGGGCTCGCTGACATATGTCCATGTTCACTGCCTGGAGTGTTGGATTAGCACCTCGCGCTGCACCACCTGCGAGCTGTGCCAGTTCCAGTACAATACGGAACAGACTCTGCG GTACACCTGCCTGCAGTCGCTGCGCCTGTGGTACTCAAGGGCCATGAGTCGCAGGGCACTGCAGGAGGACTGCCAGATGTTCTCGCTGCTCACCTTGGTGGCATTCGGAATTATCGGTACCCTGCTGGTAGGCATCCAGTACTACGCCCTGCACACCCACTCTTGGGGACTGAGTAAGCTGTGGACCAAGTCCTGGATGCTGTTCTTCCTGTTCATGACG ATCACCGTTTACTTTGCTAACATTTACATGCTGATCAAGTCCCAGCTGACGCCATGGTATCG CTGGTGGCAATCTGCGCGTGACATTAAACTTATCCTGGAGAACCGACGACCGTTTCCGAACCCAAGCCGCTTTTTGCGGTCATTTCAATTGGAGACGGTATCGACGACAGCCTCCATGTACACCCACCACGATCAGCAGGAAGCACCAGTGCCCAGCTCCTCGCCGGTCATCGTGATCACCTCCAGCGAGGAGGAGACGGAGGATAAGTTGGCCCACAAATGGGGAACGCGGCTGGACAGTGAAGTCCTGGCCGCAGTAGTGGCAGCCACCGTGGAATCGATTGCTGACGCAAGTGCCCGCGAGAGCGACAAACAGGACGAGGACTAG